A single genomic interval of Lathyrus oleraceus cultivar Zhongwan6 chromosome 7, CAAS_Psat_ZW6_1.0, whole genome shotgun sequence harbors:
- the LOC127103892 gene encoding uncharacterized protein LOC127103892: MDPIKYIFEKPALTGRVACWQMDLTDYNIQYVTQKAIKGSVLYDYLAHQPMEDYQSMCFEFPDEDIMLIRDGNIPDPEEGPEPRSRWTLVFDGASNAHGNGIGEIITSQTGFHLSFTTRLCFECTNNMAEYEACIFGIEAAIDLMIKILEVYNDSALLISQVKGDWEARDHKLIPYKEHVLKLIPYFDEVTFNHILIEENQLVDALTTFSSMFKVKWKNEALTFDLNYFDEPAHYLAAEDEVDGYPWFYDIMKFLEIPEYPKDASITDKKYLQKLSSKFFSSGGVLYKRNYDSVFLRCMNK, encoded by the coding sequence ATGGACCccatcaagtacatcttcgagaagcctgctctaaccgGTAGAGTAGCCTGTTGGCAAATGGATTTGACCGACTACAACATCCAATATGTcactcaaaaggccatcaaagggagtgtattgtaTGACTATCTAGCACATCAACCCATGGAAGACTACCAGTCTATGTGCTTCGAATTCCCCGATGAGGACATCATGCTAATAAGAGATGGTAACATACCTGACCCCGAGGAAGGACCCGAACCTAGATCTCGGTGGACTCTAgtttttgatggagcttccaacgctcacggaaatggaattggggaaaTCATCACCTCCCAAACTGGTTTTCATCTATCCTTCACTACAAGGTTATGTTTTGAATGTACCAATAATATGGCGGAATACGAGGCATGTATCTTCGGCATTGAAGCTGCAATTGATCTCATGATAAAAATTCTCGAAGTCTACAACGATTCAGCCTTGCTTATTAGCCAAGTCAAGGGAGATTGGGAAGCTCGAGATCACAAGCTCATCCCTTACAAGGAGCATGTTCTAAAACTGATCCCATACTTTGATGAGGTTACATTCAACCATATCCTTATAGAGGAAAATCAGTTGGTCGACGCCCTGACAACTTTTtcatccatgtttaaggtcaaaTGGAAAAATGAAGCACTAACTTTTGATCTTAACTACTTCGACGAGCCTGCCCACTATTTGGCGGCAGAAGACGAAGTCGACGGTTATCCTTGGTTTTACGATATAATGAAGTTCTTGGAAATCCCGGAATACCCTAAGGATGCATCCATTACCGACAAGAAGTATCTTCAAAAGTTGTCATCCAAGTTCTTCTCAAGTGGAGgggtattatacaagagaaattatgattcaGTTTTTCTTAGATGTATGAACAAGTAA